From one Paenibacillus sp. FSL K6-1330 genomic stretch:
- a CDS encoding sulfite exporter TauE/SafE family protein: MALIVFTFIGVFIGVLSSLFGLGGGFVVVPILYVFLPHVVPAEYVMHTAVGTSLAVMIINSTNSTYNHSKQGNINWMVFRQLAGFIASGALIGGLLARYIDGGLLKCAFIMLLCYVIISNLYKKTANSNDEFPISPLPGRMSRFVIGSFIGIISTLLGIGGSVMTIPYLRKYGMRMLHAVALATPLGLPVAIVGASTYLASGLRVAGMPDSTIGFIYIPALIGFSLGGLIGVPIGRRWAQKIPDTLFFRIYLWLLIIVVITMIIE; encoded by the coding sequence ATGGCATTGATTGTGTTTACTTTCATCGGGGTGTTTATCGGCGTATTATCCAGCCTTTTCGGCCTAGGTGGCGGCTTCGTTGTCGTCCCAATTCTATATGTTTTCCTTCCTCACGTTGTTCCTGCGGAATATGTTATGCATACAGCTGTGGGGACATCACTGGCTGTCATGATTATAAATTCAACGAATTCCACCTATAATCATTCGAAGCAAGGTAATATCAATTGGATGGTATTTAGACAATTAGCCGGTTTTATCGCATCAGGCGCTCTAATCGGCGGGCTGTTGGCCCGCTATATCGATGGTGGATTGCTGAAATGTGCATTTATTATGCTACTTTGTTATGTCATTATATCTAATTTGTACAAGAAAACAGCGAATAGTAACGATGAATTCCCGATCTCTCCTCTGCCAGGACGCATGTCCCGTTTCGTTATTGGATCGTTCATTGGCATTATTTCTACGTTGCTAGGGATTGGCGGTAGCGTTATGACGATCCCATACCTTAGAAAATATGGGATGCGGATGCTGCATGCGGTCGCTCTAGCTACACCACTAGGTCTGCCTGTCGCTATTGTCGGTGCATCCACTTATCTTGCTTCAGGATTACGGGTAGCTGGCATGCCAGATTCGACCATTGGATTTATTTATATACCTGCATTGATTGGATTTTCGCTTGGGGGGCTGATAGGAGTACCAATCGGGAGAAGGTGGGCTCAGAAAATTCCAGATACTTTGTTTTTCAGAATTTATTTATGGTTACTTATCATCGTGGTCATTACGATGATTATAGAATAA
- a CDS encoding FtsX-like permease family protein, translating to MAQIRQTLLTVCIGSIGVVLIFSCYFVISSITHSKSQWEEKHFGVIGTEIYSRVGLDLTEAQIKNVQTKLQTRNITSLPYVSQVVSVHSGNNEKAREDSIVALGFDFQKARELEPKQPLWSTDLLTAEEAIVSVPLARRLGLSAGETMVISFAGQEVPVTIRDVAEERGLTGFRGTMRAQGTVILSDRLAHQLFGVPEASAQSILLATDMMYSSLPGTSFFTDLTERAIKKEALSHMSMVQSIFTPPFLFFVAVSLFAGILLLAQLFNILKERRKYYLGVLRSLGLSNRNCFVIYVSECTLLCAVITISGVVLGNVLGFGLLSVNVFYIEQLLERYAAYAYPIQPHVDVVATCWIALAMFIVFLLLACFVGRFIKRTSILHLMGKEDNRVNPAQKRLLKILGCLLVTVAFIYFNYVATEGLSDGDRLDAKVFGSIISWLIGIITTAYLMFLIVPWMKRASSVLPHRWLDRLAVTLGTQYPHMRFNRSFGIVLLFTVLSCCLIVMISFASNVEDYAAANKRDSFMATDAYMSYADEREKDKLTDNMNEVQEIVHGAAYMDTYRLLVSSPDNALDLTELTPPTNGNKWAYSQVVWGKWLGEGYQLPLTSRAPQFQSDAEVFQAMSDQASVVLVDDSLEGTYQVGDQIPLRLLKGGGKEENLIGEEVVTIAGTFAIGKDNRFNGNVFLVADELYNKYSTNGAYKHPGDPKGYALLQLTDTGVTAVDSIKTLKYHFTKTAGVTVRTPGEDQAIITTIVKAEFTLFSYIMSFMMLMALLGMYVIQIRSVQERAPHMVMLWQMGVSQKSLKQVFIVEGCLIGIIGLISGIVVGRLGSEMLMRLAWMGVKFSFPYLEVTGLIFGLLIFIWLFNRFSTAGLRRKQISRTE from the coding sequence TTGGCCCAGATACGGCAAACGCTACTCACCGTATGCATAGGGTCTATCGGTGTCGTTCTGATTTTTTCTTGTTATTTTGTCATTTCTTCTATTACACACAGCAAATCACAATGGGAAGAAAAACACTTTGGTGTCATTGGTACAGAGATTTATTCGCGTGTCGGACTTGATTTGACCGAGGCTCAGATTAAGAATGTTCAAACGAAGCTTCAAACCAGGAATATTACCAGTCTCCCCTACGTGTCTCAGGTAGTTTCCGTGCACAGCGGGAATAATGAGAAAGCCAGGGAAGATAGCATCGTTGCATTAGGGTTTGATTTTCAAAAGGCTCGGGAATTAGAACCGAAGCAACCGCTGTGGTCTACGGATCTCCTGACAGCAGAAGAAGCGATTGTATCCGTTCCGCTGGCACGGCGGTTGGGACTTAGTGCCGGTGAAACAATGGTGATCTCGTTTGCCGGGCAAGAAGTGCCTGTAACGATCCGTGATGTAGCAGAGGAACGCGGATTAACAGGTTTTCGCGGAACAATGCGCGCACAAGGGACAGTTATTCTTTCGGATAGGCTTGCGCATCAGCTATTCGGCGTTCCAGAAGCAAGCGCACAAAGTATTTTACTGGCGACGGACATGATGTATTCATCATTACCAGGCACTTCCTTTTTTACGGATCTCACGGAGAGAGCAATCAAAAAAGAAGCGCTATCTCATATGTCGATGGTGCAGAGTATTTTCACGCCTCCATTTTTGTTTTTTGTCGCTGTTTCTTTGTTCGCTGGAATTCTGCTGTTGGCGCAGTTGTTTAATATTCTGAAAGAAAGGCGCAAATATTATCTTGGCGTGCTCCGATCGCTTGGACTCAGTAACCGCAACTGCTTTGTCATCTATGTGAGTGAGTGTACGTTACTGTGTGCGGTCATTACCATCTCGGGAGTTGTTCTCGGGAATGTACTCGGTTTCGGATTGCTGTCTGTTAATGTATTTTATATCGAACAATTACTGGAACGGTATGCCGCTTACGCCTATCCAATCCAACCCCACGTGGATGTGGTGGCAACATGCTGGATTGCGTTGGCCATGTTTATCGTTTTCTTACTCCTCGCTTGTTTTGTCGGGCGTTTCATTAAGCGCACATCCATTCTGCACCTTATGGGCAAGGAGGACAATCGTGTGAATCCGGCACAGAAGCGTCTGCTCAAAATCTTAGGTTGTCTCCTTGTCACAGTGGCATTCATTTATTTTAATTATGTCGCCACAGAGGGGCTTTCAGATGGCGATAGGCTTGATGCAAAAGTATTCGGTTCGATTATAAGTTGGCTTATTGGAATTATAACGACTGCCTATCTTATGTTTCTCATTGTACCTTGGATGAAACGGGCATCCTCCGTTTTGCCGCATCGGTGGTTGGATCGTTTGGCTGTTACGTTAGGCACGCAGTACCCGCATATGCGGTTTAATCGTTCATTTGGCATCGTTTTATTGTTCACGGTATTATCCTGCTGTTTGATTGTGATGATCAGTTTCGCTTCCAATGTTGAAGATTATGCCGCTGCAAACAAGAGAGATTCTTTTATGGCTACCGACGCTTATATGTCTTATGCCGATGAGCGGGAAAAAGATAAGCTGACAGACAATATGAATGAAGTACAAGAAATCGTGCATGGTGCTGCCTACATGGATACGTACAGACTATTGGTTTCATCTCCTGACAATGCACTTGATCTTACAGAACTAACACCCCCTACGAATGGTAACAAATGGGCATATTCGCAAGTTGTGTGGGGAAAGTGGCTAGGGGAAGGTTACCAATTACCGCTCACCTCCCGTGCGCCGCAATTTCAGAGCGATGCAGAAGTATTTCAGGCCATGAGCGATCAGGCGTCTGTCGTTCTGGTGGATGATTCATTGGAAGGCACGTACCAAGTAGGCGATCAGATTCCGCTTCGTTTACTGAAAGGTGGGGGCAAAGAGGAGAACCTGATTGGAGAGGAAGTGGTCACGATAGCGGGAACGTTCGCCATTGGTAAAGATAACCGCTTCAATGGCAACGTATTTTTAGTGGCTGACGAACTCTACAATAAATATAGCACAAACGGCGCTTATAAGCACCCTGGGGATCCCAAAGGCTATGCGCTTTTGCAGTTGACTGATACAGGTGTGACGGCGGTAGATTCCATAAAGACACTGAAATACCATTTTACAAAAACAGCTGGTGTTACGGTCAGAACGCCTGGTGAGGACCAGGCAATCATTACGACGATTGTTAAAGCTGAATTCACGCTGTTTTCTTACATTATGTCATTCATGATGCTTATGGCCTTACTCGGCATGTATGTGATTCAGATTCGATCTGTACAGGAGCGGGCTCCCCATATGGTCATGTTATGGCAGATGGGGGTAAGTCAAAAGTCGTTGAAACAGGTTTTTATCGTAGAGGGTTGTCTGATTGGTATCATTGGGCTGATTAGCGGTATTGTGGTCGGAAGGCTCGGTTCGGAGATGCTGATGCGTTTGGCGTGGATGGGGGTTAAGTTTTCGTTCCCTTATCTGGAAGTGACAGGTCTCATCTTTGGATTGCTGATCTTCATCTGGTTGTTCAACCGATTCAGCACAGCCGGATTAAGACGTAAACAGATCAGTCGGACAGAGTAA
- a CDS encoding LysR family transcriptional regulator encodes MELRQLNTFRTVASTLNFSRAAEVLNYVPSNVTMQMKALEDELGVRLFDRLGKQLVLTTAGKRFLIQIQSVLDKLDEARSVVHDNENLIGTLTISANEVICAYRLPAVFQLFRSRYPGVRLIFRSVPNQELKQALFEGAADVVFMLDEPIRSSGLEVEPMVEETFRLFAAPDHPLVKPTVLQLEDFHGQVFLTNEKGCPYRTMFDRQFEKEGIDTITYLEFQSAEAIKQCAISGIGIAFLPEIVTKAEVERGELVALPWQIPDLHVYTQMLWHKDKWLSPIILSFIEAAREVIAIEEENKTL; translated from the coding sequence ATGGAATTGCGCCAATTGAATACGTTCCGCACGGTTGCATCAACATTAAATTTCTCTCGGGCTGCGGAAGTGCTGAACTACGTCCCCTCCAACGTCACGATGCAAATGAAAGCCTTGGAGGATGAGCTTGGTGTTCGTCTCTTTGACCGCTTGGGCAAGCAGCTCGTTCTCACAACTGCAGGTAAACGCTTTTTAATTCAGATCCAAAGTGTTTTAGACAAATTGGATGAAGCCCGCAGCGTCGTTCATGATAATGAAAATCTTATCGGCACTCTAACGATCAGTGCCAATGAGGTTATTTGCGCCTATCGGCTTCCAGCTGTCTTTCAACTATTTCGTTCACGCTATCCTGGAGTGCGCCTCATCTTCCGCTCCGTTCCCAATCAAGAACTCAAGCAAGCGCTCTTTGAGGGAGCCGCGGATGTCGTATTTATGTTGGACGAACCCATTCGCTCGAGCGGACTTGAAGTGGAGCCGATGGTGGAAGAAACTTTCCGCTTATTCGCTGCTCCTGACCATCCACTTGTGAAACCAACGGTACTGCAACTGGAAGACTTTCATGGACAAGTATTTCTTACGAATGAAAAGGGGTGTCCCTATCGAACCATGTTTGACCGGCAATTTGAGAAAGAGGGCATTGATACGATTACTTATTTAGAGTTTCAAAGTGCCGAAGCCATTAAACAATGTGCAATTTCGGGAATCGGTATTGCCTTTCTTCCTGAAATCGTAACGAAAGCCGAAGTTGAACGGGGCGAACTTGTTGCTCTTCCATGGCAAATTCCGGACTTGCACGTGTATACACAGATGTTATGGCATAAAGATAAGTGGCTTTCACCCATCATATTATCTTTCATAGAAGCAGCAAGGGAAGTTATTGCTATAGAGGAGGAGAATAAAACTCTTTAG
- a CDS encoding Vat family streptogramin A O-acetyltransferase gives MHYGPDPNAIYPNEEIKSICYIKNVITRSNIVVGDYTYYDDINGAEKFEERVTHHYEFIGDKLIIGKFCAIAKGIEFVMNGANHRMYSVTTYPFNIMGHGWEKATPTLADLPLKGDTVIGNDVWIGQNVTVMPGVHIGDGAIIAANSVVVKDVPPYHIAGGNPCKVIKQRFDDELIDYLLLIKWWDWPVRKIFDNLETLCSGDLTKIKGI, from the coding sequence ATGCACTATGGACCTGATCCTAATGCAATCTACCCAAATGAGGAAATTAAAAGTATATGTTATATTAAAAACGTTATAACTCGCTCAAATATTGTTGTCGGTGACTACACATATTATGACGATATCAACGGGGCTGAAAAGTTTGAAGAGCGTGTCACACATCACTATGAATTTATTGGAGATAAGCTGATTATCGGAAAATTTTGCGCAATAGCAAAGGGTATTGAATTTGTAATGAATGGTGCAAACCATAGAATGTACAGCGTTACTACCTATCCATTTAACATTATGGGCCATGGTTGGGAGAAAGCGACTCCGACCCTGGCCGACTTACCCCTTAAAGGTGATACTGTAATTGGAAACGATGTATGGATCGGTCAAAATGTGACCGTAATGCCCGGTGTACATATTGGAGATGGAGCAATTATTGCAGCAAATTCTGTTGTTGTAAAGGATGTTCCCCCTTACCATATTGCAGGCGGGAATCCTTGCAAAGTCATTAAGCAAAGATTTGACGATGAACTCATCGATTATCTCCTTCTCATTAAATGGTGGGATTGGCCTGTTCGTAAGATATTTGATAATCTTGAAACTCTATGCAGCGGGGATCTGACAAAAATCAAAGGAATTTAA
- a CDS encoding response regulator transcription factor: MSKTIMIVEDEQILREIIKDYLLEEGYEVLEADDGKKALALFQEHELDLIILDIMLPELDGWSVCKRIRKVSNVPIIMLTARSDEDDTLMGFELGADDYVTKPYSPAILLARAKRLLESRQTRDQEDDALSSNGISIHFPSRTVTVDGVNCSLTHTEFEILAYLMKNKGIIITREQLITKIWGYDFVGDDRTVNSHIRNLRSKLGEPAKHISTIVRSGYKFEDKL, encoded by the coding sequence ATGTCTAAAACAATAATGATTGTAGAAGATGAGCAGATTTTACGAGAAATCATAAAAGATTATTTGCTTGAAGAAGGTTATGAAGTGCTTGAAGCGGACGATGGAAAAAAAGCTCTGGCGTTATTCCAGGAACATGAGCTGGATCTGATCATTCTGGATATCATGCTCCCTGAGTTGGACGGATGGTCCGTATGCAAACGCATTCGAAAAGTATCAAACGTTCCAATTATCATGCTGACGGCCCGTTCGGATGAGGATGATACCTTGATGGGGTTTGAACTGGGAGCCGACGACTACGTAACCAAACCGTACAGCCCTGCCATCCTGTTGGCCCGGGCGAAGCGGCTTTTGGAGAGCAGACAGACCCGGGACCAGGAAGACGATGCATTGTCCAGCAACGGTATTTCCATCCACTTTCCATCCCGAACGGTTACGGTGGATGGGGTAAACTGCAGTTTGACGCATACGGAATTTGAAATTTTGGCTTATCTGATGAAAAACAAAGGAATTATTATCACCAGAGAACAGCTGATTACAAAAATCTGGGGGTATGATTTTGTCGGCGACGATCGGACCGTCAACAGCCATATCCGTAATTTGCGTTCCAAGTTAGGGGAGCCTGCCAAACATATTTCCACGATCGTTCGATCAGGTTATAAGTTCGAGGACAAGTTATGA
- a CDS encoding VOC family protein, translating into MSAIAYLNFDGIAERAIEFYSEALNANEVKKVKFRDFPQDPNYPLPENELDMIMESSVEFAGGKIMMSDILPSMKAVTGELVKGNNVLISLVMDDKQTLQEYFNQLSVGGHVVMPLSNTPWSSCFGMLVDQFGVAWKFNSDADRFLDKVSSNKQ; encoded by the coding sequence ATGTCAGCAATTGCATATTTAAACTTTGATGGAATCGCAGAAAGAGCAATTGAATTTTATTCGGAGGCTCTAAATGCGAACGAGGTAAAAAAAGTGAAATTTAGGGATTTTCCTCAGGATCCAAACTATCCGTTGCCAGAAAATGAACTCGATATGATCATGGAGTCTTCGGTAGAGTTTGCAGGCGGGAAAATTATGATGTCGGATATTTTGCCTTCCATGAAGGCGGTGACAGGTGAGCTGGTTAAAGGAAACAACGTACTTATTAGTCTAGTCATGGACGATAAACAAACTTTGCAAGAATACTTTAATCAATTATCTGTTGGTGGCCATGTTGTGATGCCGTTATCTAATACTCCTTGGTCTTCGTGTTTTGGAATGCTGGTTGATCAGTTCGGAGTTGCCTGGAAATTTAATAGTGACGCAGATCGCTTCCTTGATAAAGTTAGTTCAAACAAACAGTAA
- a CDS encoding GDSL-type esterase/lipase family protein, whose translation MIQRWVSIFLSTVILSTLVACSAADDTGQSKLGTTQEPVNGVQELFGSSLFLGDSIIGGLTNEDLLPGANVMGGLGATVQSTLGNVEEITSRKPSYVFLSLGQNDLGEPREEAKKTFIQQYTHLVDRIRELLPTARVYVLSIPPVDEEAVKQEPRDASITDYNQALDQLADEMKVDYVDLSTLFAANKIRYADNGVHFKPDFYPLLLDYLMEFVM comes from the coding sequence ATGATACAACGCTGGGTAAGCATTTTTTTGTCAACAGTGATACTATCGACCCTCGTCGCCTGTAGTGCGGCTGACGACACGGGTCAGTCTAAGCTCGGTACGACGCAAGAGCCTGTGAACGGCGTCCAGGAATTGTTCGGCAGCAGCTTGTTCCTAGGCGACTCTATTATCGGAGGACTGACGAACGAGGACCTGCTGCCTGGGGCAAACGTTATGGGGGGATTGGGCGCAACGGTCCAATCTACGCTGGGCAACGTCGAAGAGATCACCAGCCGCAAACCGTCGTATGTGTTCCTGTCATTGGGGCAGAACGATCTAGGGGAACCGAGAGAGGAAGCGAAGAAGACGTTCATACAGCAATACACCCATCTGGTTGATCGTATAAGGGAACTATTGCCGACGGCGCGCGTGTACGTACTGTCGATCCCGCCAGTCGACGAGGAAGCCGTGAAGCAAGAGCCTCGGGATGCGAGCATTACGGACTACAACCAAGCACTTGATCAGTTGGCCGATGAAATGAAAGTCGATTACGTGGACTTGTCAACCCTCTTTGCCGCCAACAAAATCCGTTACGCGGACAACGGCGTTCACTTCAAGCCGGATTTCTATCCGCTGCTTCTGGATTACTTGATGGAATTCGTAATGTAG
- a CDS encoding alpha/beta fold hydrolase has product MDYEIFDLGDVTLQSGVTLPSAFLAYKTYGRLNEKKDNVIVYPTAFGDQHVQNEWLIGNGMALDPREYFIIVPNLLGNGLSSSPSNTPPPFDRAHFPGVTIYDNVKFQHRLVTEKFGIEKIALVVGWSMGGIQAFQWGASYPDMVERIAPFAGVAKTWPQTYVVLEGMRAPLMAAVRFDSSELNQLTSADMRAVGRVYAGWGVSHAFYREELYRELGFDSLADFMVGVWEDSFMKMDPHNVLAMLWTGQNADISANSSYNGDFDKALKSIKALACVMPGSTDLFCSADDNEYEAKLMPNAVFNPIKSIWGHFAGRGINSADNKFIDDNLKRLLTLRTDG; this is encoded by the coding sequence ATGGATTATGAGATTTTTGATTTGGGTGACGTAACCTTGCAATCAGGTGTGACGTTACCGAGCGCTTTTCTTGCTTATAAAACTTATGGAAGATTAAATGAAAAGAAAGATAATGTCATCGTCTATCCAACTGCTTTTGGCGATCAGCATGTTCAGAATGAATGGTTGATTGGAAACGGCATGGCCCTAGATCCGCGAGAATATTTCATTATCGTTCCAAATCTATTGGGCAACGGGTTATCCTCGTCTCCCAGTAACACGCCTCCCCCATTTGACCGAGCTCATTTTCCGGGGGTAACCATCTATGACAACGTTAAATTCCAGCATCGGCTGGTGACCGAAAAATTCGGTATTGAAAAGATCGCTCTCGTCGTTGGATGGTCAATGGGAGGCATTCAAGCATTCCAATGGGGGGCAAGTTATCCCGACATGGTGGAACGAATTGCACCTTTCGCCGGAGTTGCAAAGACCTGGCCCCAGACGTATGTGGTCCTGGAAGGAATGAGAGCTCCGCTCATGGCTGCAGTCCGCTTCGATTCAAGTGAACTAAATCAGTTGACTTCTGCAGACATGCGCGCGGTTGGTCGTGTCTATGCCGGATGGGGCGTATCACACGCGTTTTACAGAGAAGAACTTTATCGTGAGCTGGGATTTGACTCATTGGCAGATTTTATGGTGGGCGTCTGGGAAGATAGTTTCATGAAGATGGATCCGCACAATGTCTTAGCCATGTTATGGACAGGACAAAATGCAGATATCAGCGCAAACTCTTCCTACAACGGAGATTTCGATAAGGCGCTCAAGAGCATTAAAGCACTTGCCTGCGTCATGCCAGGGAGCACGGATCTCTTCTGCTCTGCGGATGATAACGAATACGAGGCTAAGCTTATGCCTAATGCTGTTTTCAATCCGATCAAGTCGATCTGGGGACATTTTGCCGGTCGCGGAATCAACAGTGCCGATAACAAATTTATTGATGATAACCTAAAACGCTTGTTGACGCTTCGTACAGACGGATAG
- a CDS encoding YdeI/OmpD-associated family protein gives MEIEHVIPVTSREDLRIWLQNHGKTEESCWVLVSMTPTPDKLLYLDVVEEALCFGWIDSVKKKISERELAQRLSPRSKKSSWTELNKERVRRLEKLGFMRDEGRMVLPEMDHDSFRLDGVIEQRLKEEKQVYENFMAFPGLYKRVRIDTIQSNKNQPELFKSRLDKFINNTRENKMYGQWNDNGRLLDY, from the coding sequence ATGGAAATCGAACATGTAATTCCAGTAACATCAAGAGAGGATTTAAGGATTTGGCTGCAGAACCATGGCAAGACTGAGGAGTCTTGCTGGGTCTTGGTTAGTATGACGCCAACCCCTGATAAATTGTTATATTTAGACGTCGTTGAGGAAGCATTATGCTTTGGATGGATTGATAGCGTCAAGAAGAAAATTTCTGAAAGAGAGCTGGCTCAGAGACTATCACCTAGAAGTAAGAAAAGTTCATGGACTGAATTAAATAAAGAACGCGTCCGCCGACTTGAAAAGCTGGGGTTCATGAGAGACGAAGGCAGAATGGTTCTTCCTGAGATGGATCACGATTCTTTCAGACTCGATGGAGTTATTGAGCAAAGACTAAAAGAGGAAAAGCAAGTATATGAGAATTTCATGGCATTTCCAGGTCTTTATAAAAGAGTTCGGATCGACACGATACAAAGCAATAAGAATCAGCCAGAATTATTTAAGAGCAGATTAGACAAGTTCATAAACAACACGAGAGAGAATAAAATGTACGGTCAATGGAACGATAATGGCCGTCTACTAGACTATTGA
- a CDS encoding YafY family protein, with translation MEKVERLISIIMILLKKDIVSTKEFAQLFNVSKRTILRDMETLSLSNIPIYSVHGVHGGYGIMDEYKVDKRLLSSSDLENILTALGGLEQILISEEVEITIKKMEAMVHPMSLKSSVRLSFYDWEGRSEILQTLKTCQESIIGRKLLSFDYIDKNGMITNRIVEPYQLHFSETSWYLKGFCLHRQSYRTFKLSRIDNLIMDEETFIPRDYVFEQNEAGYQPQLVAIKALIAPSVKDQFIERYGRKSIENFNSEYFLATIHIPQNSIGFQFLASFGTNLEIVEPQSYVQEFRNYLLKMVNKYS, from the coding sequence ATGGAGAAGGTTGAGAGATTAATATCTATCATCATGATATTGCTGAAAAAAGATATCGTTTCAACAAAAGAATTCGCACAATTATTTAACGTTTCCAAAAGAACGATTCTTCGCGATATGGAAACACTGAGCTTATCCAACATTCCCATCTATTCTGTTCATGGAGTTCATGGCGGATACGGTATTATGGATGAATACAAGGTGGATAAGCGTCTCTTAAGCAGCTCCGACTTAGAAAATATATTGACTGCGCTCGGCGGATTGGAACAAATTCTAATTAGCGAGGAAGTTGAAATCACGATTAAAAAAATGGAAGCCATGGTTCACCCCATGTCACTGAAAAGTTCAGTCCGACTTTCATTTTATGATTGGGAGGGTCGGTCCGAGATTCTTCAAACCTTGAAGACATGCCAGGAATCGATAATAGGGAGAAAGTTACTTTCATTCGATTATATAGATAAAAATGGCATGATAACGAATCGAATTGTTGAGCCGTATCAGCTTCATTTTAGCGAAACGAGTTGGTATTTAAAGGGATTCTGTTTACATCGTCAGAGCTATAGAACATTTAAATTATCCAGGATCGATAATCTCATTATGGATGAAGAAACCTTTATCCCTAGAGATTATGTATTTGAACAAAATGAAGCCGGTTATCAACCTCAACTTGTTGCTATCAAGGCGTTGATTGCGCCCAGTGTAAAAGATCAATTCATTGAAAGATACGGTCGCAAGAGCATTGAAAACTTTAACTCTGAATATTTCTTAGCCACTATCCATATTCCTCAGAACAGTATTGGATTTCAATTTTTAGCAAGTTTCGGGACGAATCTAGAAATCGTAGAGCCCCAATCCTATGTTCAAGAATTCCGTAATTATTTGCTCAAAATGGTAAATAAATATTCCTGA
- a CDS encoding ABC transporter ATP-binding protein — MIVAKDVRKSYGMVATPQTVALSGVDLRIHRGEMVSIMGPSGCGKSTLLYTLSGIEPADSGEIWFDKQAIHQMREKDVSALRLTSMGFVYQQYNLIPVLNVIDNVALPLISQGAQRSVAHKAAKAALEDVMLTDKLKAMPHELSGGQAQRVAIARAIVHNPRAIWADEPTGALDTVTSEAIITLLRKINTDKQVTIVIVTHDPIVASATDRVIRMKDGKLTDSVESDKVEGTGE, encoded by the coding sequence ATGATTGTAGCCAAAGATGTTCGTAAGAGCTACGGCATGGTAGCGACTCCACAAACAGTCGCATTATCAGGGGTGGATTTACGCATTCATAGGGGCGAGATGGTGAGCATTATGGGGCCATCCGGTTGTGGTAAGTCTACGCTGCTTTATACGCTGTCAGGTATCGAGCCAGCTGACAGTGGCGAAATTTGGTTCGACAAGCAAGCAATACACCAAATGAGAGAAAAAGATGTCTCCGCGCTCAGATTGACGTCGATGGGTTTTGTCTATCAGCAATACAATTTGATTCCTGTGTTGAATGTCATTGATAATGTGGCGTTGCCGCTTATCAGTCAGGGCGCTCAGAGGTCAGTTGCCCACAAAGCTGCAAAGGCGGCACTTGAAGATGTCATGCTAACGGATAAGTTGAAGGCCATGCCGCATGAACTGTCCGGAGGACAAGCCCAGCGGGTTGCAATTGCCCGCGCTATTGTCCATAATCCTCGCGCCATCTGGGCTGATGAGCCTACTGGAGCTCTGGATACTGTGACATCCGAGGCGATAATAACTTTGCTACGCAAGATAAATACAGACAAGCAAGTGACCATCGTTATCGTCACGCATGACCCGATAGTTGCATCAGCAACAGATCGTGTAATCCGTATGAAAGACGGAAAACTAACTGATTCTGTTGAGAGCGACAAGGTAGAAGGAACAGGCGAGTGA